One window of the Anopheles cruzii chromosome 2, idAnoCruzAS_RS32_06, whole genome shotgun sequence genome contains the following:
- the LOC128268438 gene encoding N-acetylneuraminate lyase A-like isoform X2: MKQFNFKGLMAPVFTPYLNGCEEINFDAIEPYVQMLKAKNVGGILVNGTSGEGMLLSVGERIAVTEAWQRSCRKHGISMMVQIGGAPFPDVVQLATHAAKMDADAVLCLPELYFKPKTSVSLVAYLGAVAKHCPTIPFFYYHIPMFTDVNVHMPTFLDLAEKEIANFRGIKYTSGDLDQGSACLKEGRQIFLGADTILCGAVAAGFDCFIMTTINICPEMAFKIIADTNRGALDEARKEQRALNERISSILQQGDWVTAMKKAFAESFPLIAMGKTRPPLSYAK; this comes from the exons ATGAAGCAGTTCAACTTTAAAGGTTTGATGGCTCCCGTTTTCACACCTTACTTAAATGGATG TGAAGAGATAAACTTCGACGCCATTGAACCGTACGTTCAGATGCTAAAGGCAAAGAACGTAGGCGGAATCCTTGTCAACGGTACATCCGGCGAGGGAATGCTGCTGAGCGTTGGGGAACGAATTGCTGTAACGGAGGCTTGGCAACGATCGTGCCGAAAGCATGGCATATCGATGATGGTGCAAATCGGAGGAGCACCCTTTCCGGATGTAGTGCAACTGGCCACACACGCTGCAAAGATGGACGCCGATGCGGTTCTTTGTCTACCGGAACTGTACTTCAAGCCCAAGACAAGCGTCTCATTAGTAGCGTATCTGGGGGCTGTGGCAAAGCATTGTCCAACCATCCCATTTTTCTACTACCACATTCCGATGTTCACCGATGTAAACG TTCACATGCCAACGTTCCTTGATTTGGCCGAAAAAGAGATTGCAAATTTTCGTGGCATTAAGTATACGAGCGGAGATCTCGACCAAGGCAGCGCCTGCTTGAAGGAGGGTCGTCAAATATTTCTAGGAGCCGATACGATCTTGTGCGGGGCTGTGGCTGCgggtttcgattgtttcattATGACCACCATCAATATCTGTCCGGAAATGGCCTTTAAAATTATAGCTGACACAAATCGCGGGGCCTTAGATGAGGCTCGGAAAGAACAGCGCGCTCTTAACGAGCGCATTTCATCCATCCTGCAGCAAGGCGATTGGGTTACGGCCATGAAGAAAGCTTTTgcggaaagttttcctttgATTGCGATGGGTAAGACGCGTCCTCCGCTTAGCTACGCAAAGTGA
- the LOC128268437 gene encoding protein CLP1 homolog — protein MSDDKAIPKTDYKLEPDSELRFEIENKNEKVAVVLLNGQAELFGTELVVKKPYEFFTGAKVAIFTYHGCTIELRGKPDVAYVAKETPMVMYLNANSALEHLRKKAEQQDAQGPIVMVVGPMDVGKTTLCRIFLNYAVRLGRRPIYVDLDVGQGGIAIPGTIGALLVERPSPVADGFSQQAPLVYHYGHNSPSGNKTFYDVLISKLAETTLERLQANKKAKSSGMIINTCGWVKGSGYSHILHTVTAFEVTAIFVLDQERLYNELLRDVKRNVQVVFLPKSGGVVERTRSQRTESRDQRIREYFYGSKMPLFPHSFDVKFGDIKIFKVGSPPLPDSCLPLGMKAEDNYTKLVAVLPGPQLLHHILAVSFAENTDENVIQTNVAGFICVTNVNMEKQVLTVLSPQPRPLPQTILLVSDLQFMDSH, from the exons ATGTCCGACGACAAAGCGATTCCGAAGACGGACTACAAGCTTGAACCTGACTCAGAACTGCGGTtcgaaatagaaaataaaaatgaaaaagtagCGGTAGTC CTGCTGAATGGCCAAGCGGAACTGTTCGGCACAGAACTGGTGGTAAAAAAGCCGTATGAATTTTTCACTGGAGCAAAGGTAGCCATATTCACGTACCACGGCTGCACGATTGAGCTACGAGGGAAACCGGACGTAGCGTACGTTGCCAAGGAAACACCGATGGTAATGTACTTGAACGCCAACTCGGCGCTCGAGCATTTgagaaaaaaagcggaacaaCAGGACGCCCAAGGCCCGATCGTGATGGTCGTTGGTCCAATGGACGTCGGCAAAACGACACTGTGCCGAATATTTCTGAACTACGCCGTGCGTCTCGGGCGTAGACCAATTTACGTTGACCTGGACGTAGGCCAAGGAGGAATTGCCATTCCCGGTACAATCGGAGCATTGCTGGTAGAAAGACCTTCTCCGGTAGCGGACGGATTTTCCCAGCAAGCGCCGCTGGTCTACCACTACGGTCATAACTCTCCGTCgggaaataaaacattctACGATGTGCTCATCTCGAAGCTGGCCGAAACCACACTCGAGCGGCTACAGGCCAACAAGAAGGCCAAATCTTCGGGCATGATCATAAACACCTGCGGATGGGTTAAAGGTTCCGGCTACTCGCACATCCTGCACACGGTGACTGCGTTCGAAGTGACCGCAATATTCGTGCTGGATCAGGAGCGCCTTTACAACGAGTTGCTGAGAGACGTAAAGCGGAACGTTCAGGTGGTGTTTCTGCCGAAAAGCGGAGGAGTCGTCGAGCGTACGCGATCGCAGCGCACGGAGTCCCGAGATCAGCGTATTAGAGAGTACTTCTATGGCTCGAAGATGCCATTATTTCCTCATAGCTTCGATGTGAAGTTTGGCGATATAAAGATTTTCAAAGTAGGTTCGCCGCCACTGCCAGATTCGTGCCTGCCGTTGGGTATGAAGGCCGAAGACAACTACACCAAGTTGGTGGCCGTTCTACCCGGTCCACAGTTGTTGCATCACATACTGGCGGTTAGTTTTGCCGAGAACACGGACGAGAATGTGATTCAAACGAATGTCGCTGGATTCATTTGCGTGACGAACGTAAACATGGAGAAGCAGGTGCTCACAGTTCTATCGCCACAGCCACGTCCTTTACCTCAAACGATTCTACTAGTTTCGGATCTACAATTTATGGATAGTCATTGA
- the LOC128269294 gene encoding uncharacterized HIT-like protein Synpcc7942_1390, with translation MLATAFQRLAGNAFRPTQYCVRLVSQTGGSDKPKPAVKDADTIFDKIIQKKIPADVIYEDEKCLAFNDVAPQGPVHFLVIPKRKIAKLEDSKPSDTEILGHLLHVAGLLGKSKAPQGFRLVINNGDHGCQTVYHIHLHVIGGRQLGWPPG, from the exons ATGCTGGCCACTGCTTTTCAGAGGCTTGCCGGCAATGCATTTCGGCCGACACAATATTGTGTACGGCTGGTGAGCCAAACTGGCGGCAGTGATAAACCAAAGCCCGCGGTCAAAGATGCTGATACGATTTTCGACAAAATCATTCAGAAAAAGATCCCTGCCGATGTAATctacgaggatgaaaaatgtttggcCTTCAACGACGTTGCCCCACAGGGTCCCGTGCATTTTCTCGTGataccgaaaagaaaaatagcAAAACTAGAAGACAGCAAACCGTCGGACACGGAG ATACTCGGTCATTTACTGCACGTGGCCGGTCTGCTGGGAAAGTCTAAGGCACCGCAAGGGTTTCGCTTAGTGATTAACAACGGGGATCACGGATGCCAGACTGTTTATCACATCCACTTGCACGTTATCGGTGGTCGGCAGCTGGGATGGCCACCTGGCTAA
- the LOC128268438 gene encoding N-acetylneuraminate lyase A-like isoform X3 — translation MAPVFTPYLNGCEEINFDAIEPYVQMLKAKNVGGILVNGTSGEGMLLSVGERIAVTEAWQRSCRKHGISMMVQIGGAPFPDVVQLATHAAKMDADAVLCLPELYFKPKTSVSLVAYLGAVAKHCPTIPFFYYHIPMFTDVNVHMPTFLDLAEKEIANFRGIKYTSGDLDQGSACLKEGRQIFLGADTILCGAVAAGFDCFIMTTINICPEMAFKIIADTNRGALDEARKEQRALNERISSILQQGDWVTAMKKAFAESFPLIAMGKTRPPLSYAK, via the exons ATGGCTCCCGTTTTCACACCTTACTTAAATGGATG TGAAGAGATAAACTTCGACGCCATTGAACCGTACGTTCAGATGCTAAAGGCAAAGAACGTAGGCGGAATCCTTGTCAACGGTACATCCGGCGAGGGAATGCTGCTGAGCGTTGGGGAACGAATTGCTGTAACGGAGGCTTGGCAACGATCGTGCCGAAAGCATGGCATATCGATGATGGTGCAAATCGGAGGAGCACCCTTTCCGGATGTAGTGCAACTGGCCACACACGCTGCAAAGATGGACGCCGATGCGGTTCTTTGTCTACCGGAACTGTACTTCAAGCCCAAGACAAGCGTCTCATTAGTAGCGTATCTGGGGGCTGTGGCAAAGCATTGTCCAACCATCCCATTTTTCTACTACCACATTCCGATGTTCACCGATGTAAACG TTCACATGCCAACGTTCCTTGATTTGGCCGAAAAAGAGATTGCAAATTTTCGTGGCATTAAGTATACGAGCGGAGATCTCGACCAAGGCAGCGCCTGCTTGAAGGAGGGTCGTCAAATATTTCTAGGAGCCGATACGATCTTGTGCGGGGCTGTGGCTGCgggtttcgattgtttcattATGACCACCATCAATATCTGTCCGGAAATGGCCTTTAAAATTATAGCTGACACAAATCGCGGGGCCTTAGATGAGGCTCGGAAAGAACAGCGCGCTCTTAACGAGCGCATTTCATCCATCCTGCAGCAAGGCGATTGGGTTACGGCCATGAAGAAAGCTTTTgcggaaagttttcctttgATTGCGATGGGTAAGACGCGTCCTCCGCTTAGCTACGCAAAGTGA
- the LOC128269292 gene encoding ankyrin repeat domain-containing protein 54-like, whose protein sequence is MDVPLVAVPVGKDTEASPSKDPEKVEATEPPTEPSCTRNNFKARQGTKHYSRSAPYVASRRSGCLEKRFLEAVAHNNSEMVREMIESGMSPNTYESYYKRSALHISSSRGFRDTIKILLQSGADPNIRDMNLNTPLHLASCTDSIDVVQMLLDYGTNVLLRDSNGLLALDIAIGKLRLSERIISKMQKLTQSDIHRHREKTISVCELIFSVFKKQLRNPLLQDQQRELGFSQEKLEQMFADFSEQLERVRERQLDFDDIVDQISNLKVKSEIDSDVNSLLSTLQQISI, encoded by the coding sequence ATGGATGTTCCGCTAGTGGCAGTACCCGTTGGAAAGGACACGGAAGCATCGCCATCGAAAGATCCTGAGAAAGTGGAAGCAACCGAGCCCCCAACGGAGCCAAGCTGTACTAGGAACAACTTTAAAGCCCGCCAAGGAACGAAACACTACTCACGCTCTGCCCCATACGTGGCCTCACGGAGGTCGGGGTGTTTAGAAAAACGATTCCTAGAGGCCGTAGCACACAACAACTCTGAGATGGTTAGAGAAATGATCGAGAGCGGGATGTCGCCCAATACGTACGAAAGCTACTACAAGCGATCCGCATTGCATATCTCATCATCTCGGGGCTTTCGTGACACGATTAAGATTCTGCTGCAAAGCGGGGCCGATCCGAACATCCGGGACATGAATCTGAATACTCCGTTGCATTTGGCGTCGTGCACGGACAGCATAGATGTGGTGCAAATGCTGCTAGACTACGGTACGAACGTCCTTCTGCGCGACTCGAACGGTTTGCTGGCTCTGGATATTGCCATCGGTAAATTACGCCTGTCGGAACGTATCATATCGAAAATGCAGAAACTCACGCAGAGCGACATTCATAGGCATCGCGAAAAGACGATCAGCGTCTGCGAACTTATATTCTCCGTGTTCAAGAAGCAACTGCGAAACCCACTGCTACAGGACCAACAACGAGAGCTCGGCTTCAGTCAGGAAAAGTTAGAACAAATGTTTGCGGATTTTTCCGAGCAGCTTGAACGAGTGCGGGAGCGACAGCTCGATTTCGATGACATAGTTGACCAGATCAGCAACTTGAAGGTGAAAAGCGAAATCGACAGCGACGTGAACTCGTTACTGTCTACGTTGCAACAAATATCTATCTAA
- the LOC128269291 gene encoding spliceosome-associated protein CWC27 homolog, giving the protein MSNIYIQEPPTYGKVLLKTSVGDIDIELWSKECPLACRNFVQLCLDGYYDGTVFHRLVKGFIVQGGDPNGDGTGGESAFGHTFRDEFHSRLRYVRRGLVGMANSGKNDNGSQFFFTLSATPELQNQNTLFAKVTGDTVYNMLKLEEGEVYENERPHFPHRIIRSEVLSNPFDDIVPRKAADQAKQPADEGARKRRKEKGVKNFGLLSFGDEAEEEEQEVNVLIQKTSSNARGKSSHDVLDDPKLSKQSIDHTDSHQGETSMDADAETDSFDTRNDRASVERSKGMTRNEDVKLVRDKLKRKPHTEKRAEEELRAQTESDTDSDGYQLDGAKKKCKREEAEKIRQEITKLKRDYRTDKQSKDKKKEKEEAKVSKKESRKEVMKDVLRVQEEYAQKSSQLPKKGSSRESFTMQLLQKFKSKLQTAHERDESTSEGNVAATEEDAEKDIQGDNWLSHRLEFEQKDPILAKDAATKDDDWYDVYDPRNPLNKRKREAKQDGAAKK; this is encoded by the exons ATGAGTAACATTTATATTCAAGAACCTCCAACCTACGGAAAG GTTCTGCTCAAAACTTCCGTTGGTGACATCGATATCGAACTGTGGTCGAAGGAATGTCCGCTGGCTTGTCGCAACTTTGTGCAGCTCTGCCTCGACGGCTACTACGATGGAACGGTCTTTCATCGCCTCGTCAAGGGATTCATTGTGCAAGGCGGTGACCCGAACGGTGACGGAACGGGCGGGGAATCGGCGTTCGGGCACACCTTCAGGGATGAGTTCCACTCTCGGCTGCGCTACGTCCGCCGAGGGCTGGTCGGAATGGCGAATTCGGGCAAAAACGACAATGGATCTCAGTTTTTCTTCACACTGTCCGCTACACCGGAACTGCAGAACCAGAATACACTGTTCGCCAAGGTCACGGGCGATACGGTTTACAATATGCTAAAACTGGAGGAAGGTGAGGTGTACGAAAACGAACGGCCGCACTTTCCGCACCGCATCATCCGGAGCGAGGTGCTCAGCAATCCGTTTGACGACATTGTGCCTCGCAAAGCGGCAGACCAAGCAAAACAGCCGGCCGATGAGGGTGCTAGGAAAAGGCGAAAGGAAAAGGGCGTCAAGAACTTTGGCCTCCTCTCGTTCGGTGACGAAGCCGAGGAGGAAGAGCAGGAAGTGAACGTCTTGATTCAGAAAACATCCAGCAATGCCCGTGGGAAGTCGTCACACGACGTACTCGATGATCCCAAGTTGAGCAAACAATCCATCGACCACACGGATAGCCATCAAGGCGAGACGAGCATGGACGCAGATGCTGAGACCGATTCGTTCGATACGCGGAACGATCGTGCATCCGTAGAGCGGTCCAAAGGCATGACCCGAAATGAAGACGTTAAATTGGTTCGCGATAAGCTAAAGCGTAAACCACACACCGAAAAGCGCGCGGAGGAGGAACTGCGCGCCCAAACTGAATCCGACACCGACTCCGATGGTTATCAGTTGGatggggcgaagaaaaagtgcAAACGTGAGGAGGCAGAGAAAATTCGCCAAGAGATAACCAAACTAAAGCGCGACTACCGCACCGATAAACAGTCGAAGGacaagaaaaaagagaaagaagaggCCAAAGTTTCGAAAAAAGAATCCCGCAAGGAAGTGATGAAAGATGTGCTGAGGGTTCAGGAGGAGTACGCACAGAAGAGCAGTCAGCTCCCGAAGAAGGGTAGCTCGAGGGAAAGCTTTACCATGCAATTGTTGCAAAAGTTTAAATCGAAACTGCAAACGGCGCACGAGCGTGACGAATCGACGAGCGAAGGCAACGTGGCAGCGACCGAAGAAGACGCGGAAAAGGACATCCAGGGAGACAATTGGTTATCGCATCGATTGGAGTTCGAACAGAAGGATCCCATACTGGCGAAAGATGCAGCCACCAAGGACGACGATTGGTACGACGTTTACGATCCCCGCAATCCTCTCAACAAACGAAAACGCGAAGCCAAACAGGACGGAGCGgcaaagaaatga